In Thiovibrio frasassiensis, one DNA window encodes the following:
- a CDS encoding HDOD domain-containing protein: MSNTQENKTRQRLLEIFSLVNMDSLPAMSEHVTELISLLGSSRATAQEVANTILKDYSLTTRILQVVNSAYYSRGTPVSTISRAITVVGFDTLRQMAATMALFDEFVRTGTEKDEIAGLFTMSLISATQSRIYCELKKSRISPEEAYVCTLLHKLGKLVILVYLPAQYQAIEQQMQKGYSEERSTRLVLKDLTYSQIGREISTFWNFSKRIVDCMETEPAKPEKNKDAFLLLQNLVVFSNNLTAAFFNGTKVELADLIYKFGGIFELGQEEALTLVDRSLGVCENYSAAMRDGLTKIQKGRSSQIAVTKDPSGRWIRVN; this comes from the coding sequence ATGAGCAATACACAAGAAAATAAAACCCGCCAACGGTTGCTGGAAATTTTTTCCCTGGTCAACATGGACTCTCTCCCTGCCATGTCGGAACATGTGACGGAACTCATCTCGTTGCTGGGCAGCAGTCGGGCCACGGCCCAAGAAGTGGCCAACACCATCCTCAAGGATTATTCGCTCACCACCAGGATTCTCCAGGTGGTCAATTCCGCCTACTATTCTCGAGGAACCCCGGTCAGCACCATATCACGGGCCATCACCGTAGTTGGCTTCGACACCCTGCGCCAAATGGCCGCCACCATGGCATTATTTGATGAATTCGTGCGGACCGGCACCGAAAAAGATGAAATTGCCGGGCTTTTTACCATGTCGCTGATCAGCGCCACCCAGAGCAGGATCTACTGTGAGCTAAAAAAGAGCCGCATCTCTCCGGAAGAGGCATACGTTTGCACCCTGCTGCACAAACTGGGAAAGCTGGTTATCCTGGTCTATCTGCCGGCCCAGTATCAGGCCATTGAACAGCAAATGCAAAAGGGGTACTCAGAGGAACGTTCAACCCGCCTTGTCCTCAAAGACCTGACCTACAGCCAGATTGGCCGAGAAATCTCGACCTTCTGGAATTTCTCCAAAAGAATCGTCGATTGCATGGAAACAGAACCGGCAAAACCCGAGAAGAACAAAGACGCTTTTCTCTTGCTCCAAAACCTGGTTGTTTTCAGCAACAATTTGACCGCTGCTTTTTTCAACGGAACCAAGGTTGAGCTTGCCGATCTCATCTACAAATTCGGCGGCATCTTCGAACTCGGTCAGGAGGAAGCCCTTACCCTGGTGGATAGAAGCCTCGGAGTATGTGAAAATTACTCAGCAGCCATGCGCGACGGCCTGACCAAGATCCAGAAAGGCCGCTCCAGTCAGATCGCTGTCACCAAAGACCCTTCCGGCCGCTGGATTCGTGTGAACTGA
- a CDS encoding YifB family Mg chelatase-like AAA ATPase: MLAKVISGTVLGVDGHLVDVEVDIAMGLPTFTIVGLAEGAVRESKDRVKAAIKNCGYDFPNRRITVNLAPADLKKSGSGFDLPIALGILASAGLINPEILARTCVTGELSLDGSLRPTPGILPIALTARNAGFANYLVPEANGAEGSVVDGINTLSVATLPEAVELLAGTKELSPISICHADLFRQSEAPENDFSEVKGHAHVKRALEVAAAGRHNILLSGPPGSGKTMLARRLPSILPDLSFAEALETTKIYSTMGLIPKEKSLITTRPFRSPHHTISDAGMIGGGQIPRPGEVSLAHNGVLFLDELPEFKRNVLEVLRQPLEDGQVTIARASQSLRFPADFMLVSAMNPCPCSFLGSDKECLCTPPQIQRYRSRLSGPLLDRIDIHLEVPAVKIEELTTTQAGETSAAIKARVSKAHTIQQERFGDKTAIYFNSQMGAKDLKRHCSLDPHGQELLVQATTRLGLSARAYHRILKIARTIADLEASTNIQASHLAEAIQYRRLPNQ; the protein is encoded by the coding sequence ATGCTTGCCAAGGTAATCAGTGGAACAGTGTTGGGGGTTGACGGACATCTCGTTGACGTAGAGGTTGATATTGCCATGGGCTTGCCGACCTTCACCATTGTAGGTCTGGCCGAAGGTGCAGTGCGGGAAAGCAAGGACCGGGTCAAGGCAGCCATCAAGAACTGCGGCTATGATTTCCCCAACCGCCGCATCACCGTCAACCTCGCCCCGGCCGATCTCAAAAAATCTGGTTCCGGCTTTGACCTGCCCATCGCTCTCGGCATCCTGGCTTCCGCGGGCCTAATCAACCCGGAAATACTCGCCCGAACCTGCGTTACCGGCGAGCTTTCCTTGGACGGCAGCCTGCGCCCTACACCGGGCATTCTTCCCATCGCCCTGACCGCCAGAAATGCAGGGTTTGCCAACTACCTGGTCCCCGAAGCCAATGGAGCGGAAGGAAGTGTGGTGGATGGAATCAACACCCTGAGCGTCGCCACCCTGCCAGAGGCAGTGGAACTCCTGGCAGGGACAAAGGAGCTCTCGCCAATATCCATCTGCCATGCCGACCTGTTCCGCCAGAGCGAAGCCCCGGAAAACGATTTTTCCGAGGTCAAAGGTCACGCCCATGTAAAACGGGCGCTGGAGGTTGCCGCGGCCGGGCGCCATAACATCCTGCTCTCAGGTCCGCCTGGCTCCGGAAAGACCATGCTGGCCCGCAGACTCCCCTCAATCCTGCCCGATCTTTCTTTTGCCGAGGCCCTGGAAACCACCAAGATCTATTCCACCATGGGACTCATCCCCAAAGAAAAAAGCCTCATCACCACCAGGCCTTTCCGTTCGCCGCACCATACCATTTCCGATGCGGGCATGATCGGGGGCGGACAGATCCCCAGGCCGGGCGAGGTCTCGCTGGCCCACAATGGCGTCCTCTTTCTTGATGAGCTGCCGGAATTCAAACGCAATGTTCTGGAAGTTCTCCGGCAACCCTTGGAAGACGGTCAGGTTACCATTGCCCGGGCCTCGCAATCACTCCGCTTTCCCGCGGACTTCATGCTCGTTTCGGCGATGAATCCCTGCCCCTGCAGTTTTCTAGGCTCTGACAAGGAGTGTCTTTGCACCCCTCCGCAAATCCAGCGCTACCGCAGCAGACTCTCCGGCCCCCTGTTGGACAGGATTGACATCCACCTCGAGGTCCCTGCCGTCAAGATAGAGGAACTCACCACCACGCAGGCCGGTGAGACCTCGGCAGCAATCAAGGCCAGGGTGAGCAAGGCGCATACCATTCAACAGGAGCGGTTTGGAGACAAAACGGCAATCTACTTCAACAGCCAGATGGGGGCAAAGGATCTCAAGCGCCATTGCTCCCTTGACCCCCACGGACAGGAACTCCTGGTTCAGGCCACGACCAGGCTGGGCCTTTCCGCCCGAGCATATCATCGCATTCTCAAGATCGCCCGAACCATTGCCGACCTGGAAGCAAGCACGAACATTCAGGCCAGCCACCTGGCCGAGGCCATTCAATACCGGCGCTTACCAAATCAGTAA